In Phragmites australis chromosome 24, lpPhrAust1.1, whole genome shotgun sequence, the following are encoded in one genomic region:
- the LOC133907813 gene encoding putative glycine-rich cell wall structural protein 1 yields MGSTKLVGLGFAVLLSIGLSDAARVARYSTAEGKGEGRGEGVGYGNGTGSGSGGGFGSSDTSDTGGRDGISKAHATAGGGGGGSGSSGQYDGAGYGSGLGSGSSSSASEGNGREWLAGGYANAGGSGGGGGAGQGDGSSGSSGHGYGSGSGGGTGTRYNDGGYFGGHSDAVGGGDGDGGGSGQKGGYGTGGGDGQGYGNSGYGSSSP; encoded by the coding sequence ATGGGCAGCACCAAACTTGTAGGACTTGGTTTTGCTGTCCTCCTAAGCATTGGACTGTCCGATGCTGCACGGGTAGCAAGATACTCTACTGCTGAAGGGAAAGGTGAGGGACGGGGAGAGGGAGTTGGATATGGAAATGGTACCGGTTCAGGGTCTGGGGGTGGCTTTGGGTCTAGTGACACTAGTGACACAGGGGGCAGGGATGGGATAAGTAAGGCCCATGCTACagctggaggtggaggaggcggcagtGGCAGTAGTGGACAATACGACGGAGCTGGATATGGTTCTGGCTTAGGATCCGGCTCTAGCTCAAGTGCTAGTGAAGGTAACGGAAGAGAGTGGCTTGCTGGTGGATATGCTAATGCTGGAGGTTCAGGTGGCGGAGGTGGTGCCGGACAAGGTGATGGCAGCTCCGGGTCTAGTGGTCATGGGTATGGATCTGGATCAGGTGGTGGCACTGGTACACGGTATAATGATGGTGGCTATTTCGGAGGTCATTCGGATGCGGTTGGTGGTGGTGACGGTGATGGCGGAGGCAGTGGGCAAAAGGGTGGATACGGTACTGGTGGAGGGGACGGACAAGGGTATGGAAACAGTGGGTATGGATCATCATCGCCCTAA
- the LOC133907752 gene encoding putative glycine-rich cell wall structural protein 1: protein MAGSKLVALGFLVFLGIGLANAARVARYSSSEGSGMGGGEGGGSVNGAGSGSGSGVGSSDSGKYGGSAHGSGGGGGGGSGGGQYGGSGHGAGSGLGSGTSKAGPDPFGGSSSASGNGGGYGGGNAGGYYGSSGYGIGGGSGHGFGESNHGDFNGGTYADANASGSGGGQGHSQNGGSGGGGGDGSAAGSGQP from the coding sequence ATGGCCGGCAGTAAACTTGTAGCTCTAGGCTTCCTTGTCTTTCTGGGCATTGGATTAGCCAATGCTGCAAGGGTTGCTAGGTACTCTAGCTCCGAAGGATCGGGGATGGGAGGGGGAGAGGGCGGTGGATCTGTGAATGGTGCCGGCTCAGGGTCTGGGAGTGGTGTTGGGTCTAGTGATAGTGGTAAGTATGGGGGATCTGCTCATGGAAGTGGTGGAGGTGGGGGTGGAGGCAGCGGCGGTGGACAATATGGTGGATCCGGACATGGTGCTGGATCCGGCTTGGGCTCTGGCACCAGCAAGGCTGGTCCAGACCCGTTTGGCGGATCTTCAAGCGCTAGCGGTAATGGTGGCGGCTACGGGGGTGGAAATGCTGGAGGCTACTATGGATCCAGTGGTTATGGAATTGGTGGTGGCAGTGGCCATGGATTTGGTGAGTCTAATCACGGTGACTTCAATGGTGGCACTTACGCAGATGCAAATGCTTCTGGCAGTGGTGGAGGCCAAGGCCATAGTCAAAATGGCGggagcggtggtggtggaggtgatgGTTCTGCGGCGGGAAGTGGTCAACCTTAG